The DNA region GCTTACCATCAGACCACTTAGCATTGCTTCTAATATGAAACACATATTTAGTGCCATTCTCACTAATATCCCAACTCTCAGCAACACCACCTACAATTTTACCCTCTTTATCTTTCTGTGCTAAACCCTCAAAAGCATGTATTATATACATACTTCCGTCTATTGCAGAGTTCAATGTTGGGTCTATACTTTGAGGCTCTGGCCCAACATTCAAGCGTAAAACTCCTTCTTCGAATTTATTTCCGCCTCCGCAAGATGCAAACAAAAACAAAGAAGAAATAAATAATAATAACTTAATCTTCATAATAATAAAAAGACTCCTATATTTTTTATGTTTGATGATTTTATAATGATTTATAGTAAATATCAATATTTTTTCATATCAATTTATCTAGTATTTAATTGAGTGAAAAATAATTATATGAAAAATAATTATATGAAAAATAATTATATGAAAAATAATTATATGAAAAATAATTATATAGTTATTTTTTTTACCTATTAACCGCACGGTAAGAAAATTAAGAAACAAAAAAATTTATATTATAGAAACATCTATATATAATTTTAATAAATACAGCGTGCGGTATTTAAATACTAAAATAATCTTTTATAAATTAAGAAATAAAAGAAATATATAACAAGAGTAAAATATAAATTTATTTAACTAAATACTCGCCATCATCATTAAACTTAACGCCTGTCTTTTGAAAATCTAAATCAGCGTATTCATTTAATTTTTTTATAGCAGTATTTGCAGGATCAACACTAGGTATACCGCCATTTACTAAACGTACAGGTATAACTTTTGCTTTAGAAACTTTTAAATCATCATCTAAAGTAATTTGTAATATAGCACTAATTCCATTATTTCCAGACAAAGAGAATTGTTTATATCCAACAAAATTTCCAAGAGAGTAAGCAATAAAAGTATTATTATACATTTCCATAGCTCTAAGTACATGCGGACCATGACCAACTACTAAATCAGCTCCCGCATCGCTAACAGCCCTTGCAAACTTATAAACATCTCCCCTATTTTCTTTATAAAAATACTCAGTTGTTTTAGGTACTCTAAACATACTGCTTCCCTCAGCTCCGCCATGAAAACTTACAACTAAAAAATCGCATTCTTTTTTTGTTTTTTCAACTAAAGCCTTAGCAGCTGCAATATCCTGTATAGAATTATTAGCATAAGAAAAATAATAGAAAGCCAAAAATCCTATTTTTTTACCCTTAACTTCTATAAAAGAAGCCTGATTTAAAACATTGCCTACAACTTCCATACCAGCTTTTTTTACATATTCTTGAGTCTGACTATAACCCTTAGCACCAAAATCTCTAGAATGATTATTAGCAACAGCAACTATATCAAAACCAGCCTCAGATATTCTATCGGCCATATATGGAGGC from Brachyspira pilosicoli P43/6/78 includes:
- a CDS encoding CapA family protein, whose amino-acid sequence is MRNFTLLLILLFQFSLYPEITLSFVGDVMTGSDHPDKSYLPPNEGKDVFKSVSSFLKASDISFANLEGAIANSETKSAKTGKRSYSFRMPPYMADRISEAGFDIVAVANNHSRDFGAKGYSQTQEYVKKAGMEVVGNVLNQASFIEVKGKKIGFLAFYYFSYANNSIQDIAAAKALVEKTKKECDFLVVSFHGGAEGSSMFRVPKTTEYFYKENRGDVYKFARAVSDAGADLVVGHGPHVLRAMEMYNNTFIAYSLGNFVGYKQFSLSGNNGISAILQITLDDDLKVSKAKVIPVRLVNGGIPSVDPANTAIKKLNEYADLDFQKTGVKFNDDGEYLVK